In Prescottella soli, a genomic segment contains:
- a CDS encoding DUF1876 domain-containing protein, with protein sequence MSDKTWMIDVTIDEHDRRTRAKASLTIGPSRFVGVGFTRRDPADPEVPVIGDELATARALRDLANQLVATTSKDIENATHEPTRLMR encoded by the coding sequence ATGAGCGACAAGACCTGGATGATCGATGTCACGATCGACGAACATGATCGTCGGACCCGGGCGAAGGCCTCCCTGACGATCGGTCCGTCCAGGTTCGTCGGCGTCGGGTTCACGAGGCGAGATCCAGCCGACCCGGAGGTGCCGGTGATCGGTGACGAACTCGCCACTGCGCGGGCTCTCAGGGATCTCGCGAATCAACTGGTTGCGACCACATCCAAGGACATCGAGAACGCTACGCATGAGCCCACCCGGTTGATGCGATGA
- a CDS encoding phosphatidylinositol mannoside acyltransferase, producing MNPGERVWDLGYAAGWRLVRALPERWARRLFDIAADRAARGGGPDQLRRNLARVLSTTPAQVPDDLVHASLRSYARYWCEAFRLPSMDPERLAANIEHSAVGLEHIHEAVDRGSGAVLALPHSGNWDLAGVWVTQRVGTPVVVAERLRPESLFRRFVRFRERLGFEIIPLTGTAEPPFEQLAARLREGRIVGLLAERDVTGTGLPVTFFGEPARMPAGPARLAIDTGAPLLPVNCWFTPDGWGFHVGPPIDTVGGVEHTTQALADRFATGIAAHPADWHMLQRVWTADFNSDQLPAGTPLTDRQTRPRRS from the coding sequence GTGAACCCGGGGGAGCGGGTCTGGGATCTCGGGTACGCGGCCGGTTGGCGGCTGGTGCGCGCTCTGCCCGAGCGGTGGGCAAGGCGACTGTTCGATATCGCGGCCGATCGTGCTGCACGGGGCGGTGGACCAGACCAGCTGCGGCGCAATCTCGCCCGGGTGCTGTCCACGACACCAGCGCAGGTTCCCGACGACCTCGTGCACGCGAGTCTCCGGTCCTACGCCCGCTACTGGTGCGAAGCCTTCCGATTGCCATCGATGGATCCGGAGCGGCTGGCCGCGAACATCGAACACTCCGCTGTCGGGCTCGAACACATCCACGAGGCAGTCGACCGCGGCAGTGGGGCCGTTCTGGCCTTACCGCACAGCGGCAACTGGGACCTGGCCGGAGTGTGGGTGACCCAGCGAGTGGGTACACCTGTCGTCGTCGCCGAGCGACTCAGGCCGGAATCACTGTTCCGGCGCTTCGTGCGGTTCCGTGAGCGCCTGGGTTTCGAGATCATCCCGCTCACCGGCACCGCCGAGCCACCCTTCGAGCAGCTGGCCGCGCGACTGCGGGAGGGACGGATAGTCGGGCTACTCGCTGAACGCGATGTGACCGGGACGGGCTTGCCAGTCACCTTCTTCGGTGAACCCGCCCGCATGCCGGCCGGTCCGGCCCGGCTGGCGATCGACACCGGTGCACCACTGCTACCAGTGAACTGCTGGTTTACGCCCGACGGCTGGGGCTTCCACGTCGGCCCGCCGATCGACACCGTCGGCGGAGTGGAGCACACGACTCAGGCATTGGCTGACCGCTTCGCCACGGGCATCGCCGCGCACCCGGCCGACTGGCACATGCTGCAGCGGGTGTGGACCGCCGACTTCAATTCCGACCAGCTACCCGCCGGGACCCCGCTCACCGACCGACAGACCCGTCCTCGACGAAGTTGA